One Elaeis guineensis isolate ETL-2024a chromosome 10, EG11, whole genome shotgun sequence genomic window carries:
- the LOC105052584 gene encoding uncharacterized protein — protein sequence MAWATRFLTAVAFLAIGMVFAPDLFGSGPASPAAAVSVAKLAHLLCFATCWGVSLWVTFIGGIITFKNLPRHQFGNLQSKMFPAYFMVLSVCAAISVAAFAYLHPWKSAAPLERYQLGFLLSALGFNLSNLFVFTPMTTEIMMKRHKVERELSIGEEVGWSKNMEVAKSNPKLAAMNKKFGMIHGLSSLANIMAFGSLAMHSWYLAGKIQL from the exons ATGGCGTGGGCGACGAGGTTCCTTACGGCGGTGGCGTTCCTGGCGATCGGGATGGTCTTCGCGCCGGACCTCTTCGGGTCCGGGCCGGCCTCTCCCGCCGCGGCCGTCTCCGTCGCCAAGCTCGCTCACCTCCTCTGCTTCGCGACCTGTTGGGGCGTCTCCCTTTGGGTCACCTTCATCGGCGGCATCATCACATTCAA GAATTTGCCAAGGCACCAGTTCGGGAATCTACAGAGCAAGATGTTCCCGGCATACTTCATGGTGCTATCGGTGTGTGCCGCGATCTCGGTGGCGGCGTTCGCCTACCTCCATCCATGGAAGTCAGCGGCGCCCCTTGAGAGATACCAGCTTGGGTTCCTTCTCTCTGCCCTCGGGTTCAATCTGTCTAACCTCTTTGTCTTCACACCCATGACTACCGAG ATTATGATGAAGAGGCACAAGGTTGAGAGAGAGTTAAGCATTGGCGAGGAAGTTGGGTGGTCAAAGAACATGGAAGTAGCAAAGTCTAATCCAAAGCTTGCAGCCATGAACAAGAAATTTGGAATGATCCATGGATTGTCTTCACTAGCCAACATCATGGCATTCGGCAGCCTTGCAATGCACTCGTGGTACTTAGCAGGTAAAATTCAGCTGTAA
- the LOC105052772 gene encoding pentatricopeptide repeat-containing protein At1g09190 gives MTRGREQQRAAERRVLQLLHGRATRTHIREIHAHLLRHHLHFSNLLLAHLVSVCAALRRVPYARRLFLSHPSPSLPLFNATLKALSLSPAAAPDALRLFSLLRCRSLFPDRLSFAPLLKAASFLPPALGRSVHALTLVSGFAAHPPVAVGILEIYTSSGEMDSAHRAFDDMFQKDVVAYNLMINGYCKRGDFESGFRLFRQMGDRSIVTWNSMIAGLACCGRDGEALELFREMWDYSGFEPDDATLATILPVCGRLGALDVGRWIHYHADGKGLLKSAVNVANSIIDMYCKCGDLAAAQLVFDEMPKKSVVSWNAMITGSAFNGHGQVGINLFEEMKRSGVEPNAGTFVGILGCCAHAGLVKGGRKLFASMVEDYRIEPKLEHYGCMVDLLGRCGFVEEAHELVRSMPMRPNAAIWGALLSACRNYGELGIAEMAMRELIELEPRNSGNYVLLANLYAEAGLWEEAENVRWLMKGKSVPKVPGQSLIGHEDRVEGN, from the coding sequence ATGACCCGCGGGCGGGAGCAGCAGCGGGCGGCAGAGCGGCGAGTGCTTCAGCTTCTCCACGGCCGCGCCACCCGCACCCACATCCGGGAGATCCACGCCCACCTCCTCCGCCACCATCTCCACTTCTCCAACCTCCTCCTCGCCCACCTCGTCTCCGTCTGCGCCGCCCTCCGCCGCGTCCCCTACGCCCGCCGCCTCTTTCTCTCCCACCCATCCCCCTCCCTCCCCCTCTTCAATGCCACCCTCAAGGCCCTTTCCCTATCCCCCGCCGCCGCCCCCGACGCCCTCCGCCTCTTCTCCCTCCTCCGCTGCCGCTCCCTCTTCCCCGACCGCCTCTCCTTCGCCCCCCTCCTCAAAGCCGCCTCCTTTCTCCCCCCTGCCCTCGGCCGCTCCGTCCACGCCCTCACCCTCGTCTCCGGATTCGCCGCCCACCCTCCCGTCGCCGTCGGAATCCTCGAAATCTACACCAGTTCGGGCGAAATGGACTCCGCTCATCGAGCGTTCGACGATATGTTCCAAAAAGATGTCGTTGCTTATAACCTGATGATAAATGGATACTGTAAAAGAGGCGACTTTGAGAGTGGATTCCGCCTCTTTCGCCAGATGGGTGATCGGAGCATTGTCACATGGAATTCAATGATCGCCGGCTTGGCATGCTGCGGCCGGGATGGCGAAGCTCTAGAGCTTTTTCGGGAGATGTGGGACTATTCCGGGTTTGAGCCTGATGATGCCACATTGGCTACAATTCTGCCGGTTTGTGGTCGGCTGGGGGCTTTGGATGTTGGTAGATGGATTCATTATCATGCCGATGGGAAAGGATTATTGAAGAGTGCCGTCAATGTTGCGAATTCGATCATCGATATGTATTGCAAATGCGGGGATTTGGCAGCTGCCCAATTGGTTTTTGATGAAATGCCAAAGAAGAGTGTGGTCTCTTGGAATGCTATGATCACGGGGTCGGCTTTCAATGGGCATGGTCAAGTAGGGATTAATTTGTTCGAGGAGATGAAGAGAAGTGGAGTTGAGCCCAATGCCGGGACCTTTGTCGGGATTCTCGGGTGCTGCGCACATGCTGGATTGGTCAAGGGGGGTCGCAAATTGTTTGCTTCAATGGTTGAGGATTATCGCATTGAGCCGAAGCTTGAGCATTATGGGTGTATGGTTGATCTCTTGGGGAGGTGTGGGTTTGTCGAAGAGGCTCATGAGTTGGTCAGGAGTATGCCGATGAGGCCGAATGCTGCCATTTGGGGAGCGCTGCTCAGTGCATGCCGGAATTATGGTGAGCTTGGCATTGCAGAGATGGCCATGAGGGAGCTCATTGAGCTCGAGCCTAGAAATTCTGGGAATTATGTGTTACTAGCCAATCTTTATGCAGAGGCTGGCCTGTGGGAAGAGGCAGAGAATGTGCGGTGGTTGATGAAGGGGAAGAGCGTGCCAAAGGTGCCCGGGCAGAGCCTTATAGGACATGAAGATAGGGTTGAAGGAAATTGA
- the LOC105052773 gene encoding cytochrome P450 94C1-like — translation MVPPLISLLPWLQNYLSFLFFSSTTIFFLFTLLLVLLRSRPWCNCHVCKAYLSSSWTAEFTNLCDWYTHLLRQSPTRTIHIHVLDNTVTADPANVEYMLQTRFDNFPKGKPFSSILGDLLGRGIFNVDGDTWQFQRKMASLELGSLSVRSHAFRIVSTEVRRRLIPLLTSASSDGRVIDLQDVFRRLAFDNICKISFGLDPGCLEASLPISEFAAAFDTASRLSARRATAVAPALWKLKRILNVGSERELRRVIGLVNVLADEVIRQKRKHGVASSDDLLSRFMCSVNDDRYLRDITISFLLAGRDTVASGLTSFFLLLSKHPAVTAAIRDEIADVMRGTGDDEVASLEQLKEMHYVHAAMYETLRVYPPVQFDSKYCVEDDTLPDGSLVRKGTRVTYHPYAMGRMESIWGPDCEEFKPERWLRDGKFVPASPFKYPVFQAGVRVCLGKEMALMEMKTIVVSVVPRFDVQVLDVGRSPKFAAGLTASIDGGLPAQVRRRSSGPRGHGAC, via the coding sequence ATGGTTCCACCGTTGATCTCTCTTCTCCCATGGCTACAGAACTACCTCtcgttcctcttcttctcctccaccaCCATCTTCTTTTTATTTACCCTACTACTTGTACTCCTAAGATCCCGGCCGTGGTGCAACTGCCACGTCTGCAAGGCCTACCTGAGCTCGTCGTGGACCGCCGAGTTCACGAACCTCTGCGACTGGTACACCCACCTCCTCCGCCAATCGCCCACCAGGACCATCCACATCCATGTCCTCGACAACACGGTCACCGCCGACCCCGCCAACGTGGAGTACATGCTCCAGACCCGGTTCGACAACTTCCCCAAGGGGAAGCCCTTCTCCTCCATCCTCGGCGACCTCCTCGGCCGCGGCATCTTCAACGTCGACGGCGACACGTGGCAGTTCCAGCGCAAGATGGCCAGCCTCGAGCTCGGGAGCTTGTCCGTCCGCTCACACGCCTTCCGCATCGTCTCCACCGAGGTCCGCCGCCGCCTCATCCCCCTCCTCACCTCCGCCTCCTCCGACGGCCGCGTCATCGATCTCCAGGACGTGTTCCGGCGCCTCGCCTTCGACAACATATGCAAGATCTCCTTCGGCCTCGACCCGGGCTGCCTGGAGGCGTCGCTGCCCATCTCCGAGTTCGCGGCGGCCTTCGACACGGCGTCGAGGCTGTCGGCCCGGCGGGCGACGGCGGTGGCGCCGGCGCTGTGGAAGCTGAAGAGGATTCTGAACGTGGGCTCGGAGAGGGAGCTGAGGCGGGTCATCGGCCTGGTCAATGTGCTAGCCGACGAGGTGATACGACAGAAGAGGAAGCACGGAGTCGCCTCCAGCGACGACCTCCTCTCTAGATTCATGTGCTCGGTCAACGATGACCGCTACCTCCGCGACATAACCATAAGCTTCTTGCTGGCCGGCCGCGACACGGTCGCGTCCGGCCTCACCagcttcttccttctcctctcgaAGCATCCAGCGGTCACAGCCGCCATTCGAGACGAGATAGCCGACGTCATGAGAGGCACCGGCGACGACGAGGTGGCGAGCTTGGAGCAGCTGAAGGAGATGCACTACGTCCACGCGGCCATGTACGAGACCCTGCGGGTCTACCCCCCGGTCCAGTTCGACTCCAAATACTGCGTCGAGGACGATACGCTCCCCGACGGGAGCTTGGTGAGGAAGGGGACCAGGGTGACGTACCACCCCTACGCGATGGGGAGGATGGAGAGCATCTGGGGACCCGACTGCGAGGAGTTCAAACCTGAGCGGTGGCTCCGAGACGGGAAGTTTGTGCCGGCGAGCCCGTTCAAGTACCCGGTGTTCCAGGCCGGGGTCCGGGTGTGCCTCGggaaggagatggctctcatgGAAATGAAGACCATCGTCGTGTCGGTGGTTCCGAGATTCGACGTCCAAGTGCTCGATGTGGGTCGATCGCCCAAGTTCGCTGCCGGGCTGACTGCATCGATCGACGGCGGGCTGCCAGCTCAGGTGCGGCGGAGGAGCTCCGGCCCGCGGGGTCACGGTGCATGTTAG
- the LOC105052582 gene encoding transcription initiation factor TFIID subunit 13, with amino-acid sequence MHNSSSGPPAKPRVGSSQPSEASFKRKRGVFQKDLQHMMYGFGDDPNPLPETVALVEDIVVEYITDLVHKAQDKGSKRGKLLTEDFLYLIRKDLPKLHRCTELLSMNEELKQARKAFDVSEENLATAD; translated from the exons ATGCACAATTCTTCTTCAGGGCCCCCGGCGAAGCCGAGGGTGGGATCATCTCAGCCCTCTGAAGCTTCTTTTAAGCGCAAGCGTGGGGTCTTTCAGAAAGATT TGCAACACATGATGTATGGATTTGGGGATGATCCCAAT CCACTTCCGGAAACAGTTGCACTGGTGGAGGACATCGTTGTGGAGTATATCACTGATTTG GTGCATAAAGCTCAAGATAAAGGATCAAAGAGGGGAAAGCTCTTGACTGAGGATTTTTTATATCTAATTCGTAAG GATTTGCCAAAGCTCCACCGATGTACTGAATTATTGTCAATGAATGAAGAGCTTAAGCAGGCAAGGAAAGCTTTTGATGTAAGTGAAGAGAATCTGGCAACTGCTGATTGA